From Parasteatoda tepidariorum isolate YZ-2023 chromosome 1, CAS_Ptep_4.0, whole genome shotgun sequence, one genomic window encodes:
- the LOC122272550 gene encoding uncharacterized protein, producing MEHFLNTVKVEGDGRFIVSLPWLDGHLPLPDNYDLALKRLQMTTRKLKTDKLYDAYEEVFKDWEKEEIIEEVPKEDMGIPCNYLPHRPVIKESSTTKIRLVFNASSKRKGVPSLNDCVEKGLNLIEVIPSMINKFRRYQFGVTDDIRTAFLQISLYENDRNFLRFLWYGEDGQLKHFRHRRVVFGVSCRPFLLGATIQYYLNNKLEEAMGGNEKYPKEIIQELISSFYVDNCLTSVKTESELKQFIEVATNIMAERQFDLRGWESTNPSEPNSSETNILGMKWNRQSDTLLINIPDMRDTKHEKITKRSILAASHRVFDPMGITSPVSLNTS from the coding sequence ATGGAACATTTCTTAAATACAGTGAAAGTTGAAGGAGATGGCCGTTTTATAGTTAGTCTACCATGGCTTGATGGGCATTTGCCTTTGCCAGATAATTATGATTTGGCGTTAAAGAGACTGCAAATGACGACACGCAAGTTGAAAACCGACAAATTGTATGATGCCTATGAAGAAGTGTTCAAGGACTGGGAGAAGGAGGAAATAATTGAAGAGGTTCCAAAAGAAGACATGGGAATACCTTGTAACTACTTACCTCATCGACCTGTGATAAAGGAGAGCAGCACAACTAAAATCAGGCTCGTGTTCAATGCTTCTTCTAAGAGAAAAGGAGTTCCTAGTTTAAATGATTGTGTAGAAAAGGGGTTAAATTTGATAGAAGTAATTCCctcaatgataaataaatttcgaagATATCAATTTGGTGTAACAGATGATATACGTACGgcttttttgcaaataagtCTTTATGAAAATGATAGAAATTTCTTGCGATTCTTATGGTATGGAGAAGATGGACAGctgaaacattttcgtcatcgAAGAGTTGTGTTTGGTGTTTCTTGTCGTCCGTTTTTGCTAGGAGCCACTATTCAATactatttgaataataaactaGAGGAAGCAATGGGAGGGAATGAAAAATACCCTAAAGAGATTATACAGGAACTAATAAGCAGTTTTTATGTAGATAATTGCCTCACAAGCGTGAAAACTGAATCAGAGCTGAAGCAATTTATAGAAGTTGCTACTAATATTATGGCTGAAAGACAATTCGATTTACGAGGGTGGGAGTCTACTAACCCATCAGAACCTAATTCTAGTGAGACCAATATTCTGGGAATGAAGTGGAATAGACAAAGTGATACTCTGTTAATTAATATTCCTGATATGAGAGAcacaaaacatgaaaaaatcaCCAAAAGAAGCATTTTAGCTGCCTCACACAGAGTTTTTGATCCTATGGGGATAACTAGCCCGGTGTCgctcaacacctcctag
- the LOC122270997 gene encoding uncharacterized protein yields the protein MVTRAEAYSFLGGVVSLRPKLWLQNLWKAKIGWDDEVDTKTREDFAKWLSQLEYLKHIEISRWLHCDKGYERISLHFFCDASKFAYSTVVFLKIEDESNVQVHLIQSKARIAPSGKKETTIARLELLGATIAALSTDKVHFWTDSTTVLAWLKREDTWGVFVENRVQEIRKLTPVKAWRHLPGSMNPAHLPSRGCSAQQLGNSKWWEGPSWLYLSHTQWPAAADEISVNEEEVYLEKRKQVVISMVNIEVTEIWCNYFSTYSRNVRVVAWILRFVHNVSHQDKLKGNLICEELTKAESVIFKSMQTTHFQDDKFLAKIQAFRDKSDILRVKTKLVHSDENENFRCPILLPANSVVLELIREEHIKAMHAGRSILLSRLRERYWILKAKKLVNKVISKCVTCKRHQAKPVEVPFAPLPRERVTQTKVFQVSGVDYAGPLYLKSNEKAWIVLFTCAVYRAVHFELVRSLTTDAFIQAFRRFIARRGRISVIYSDNGKNFVGANNYLKNLDWDKIAVYSTAQKIIWKFIPPTAAWWGGWGERIVGMLKTLLRSVLGKSVVDYEELTTILCDCESVINSRPLTYIHDNPSELVPLTPATFIYGEGSNSNETPDLDLVNRISMLKRVKFLQKLREDLKQRFRNEYLAQLVHKGIRRNDVINIGDIVLIGQDNARRIDWPLGIVLELYPGKDSIPRVARLRTSQGERIRPFQRLYPLELSAKNDMDFLEKSSKKINWEVDNIPKSVDVPDNLEVNSLIKGRLGRIIKIPQRLDL from the exons atggtaacccgtgcagaggcctactcttttctaggaggtgttgtgTCGCTACGACCAAAATTATGGTTACAAAATTTGTGGAAAGCTAAAATTGGTTGGGACGATGAAGTTGACACAAAAACACGAGAAGATTTTGCAAAGTGGCTAAGTCAGCTTGAATATCTGAAGCACATAGAAATCTCAAGGTGGTTACATTGTGACAAAGGTTACGAACGCATTTCATTACATTTCTTTTGTGATGCCAGTAAATTTGCGTATTCCACTGTAGTTTTCCTGAAAATAGAAGATGAAAGCAATGTTCAAGTTCACCTGATACAGAGTAAAGCAAGAATCGCACCTAGCGGGAAAAAGGAAACAACGATTGCTCGACTTGAACTTCTTGGTGCCACAATTGCAGCTTTGTCC ACGGACAAAGTTCATTTCTGGACAGACTCAACAACTGTATTAGCTTGGCTTAAAAGAGAAGACACATGGGGTGTATTTGTAGAAAATCGAGTTCAAGAAATTAGGAAATTGACTCCAGTAAAAGCATGGAGGCATTTGCCCGGATCTATGAATCCCGCACACTTACCAAGTAGAGGTTGCTCTGCTCAACAACTTGGCAATTCGAAGTGGTGGGAGGGCCCTAGCTGGCTATATCTTTCCCACACGCAATGGCCTGCAGCAGCTGACGAAATTTCCGTTAATGAAGAGGAAgtatatttggaaaaaagaaaacaagtagtTATTTCCATGGTAAATATTGAAGTAACGGAAATATGGTGTAATTACTTTTCAACATATAGCAGAAATGTAAGAGTAGTAGCTTGGATCCTACGTTTTGTCCACAACGTTTCACATCAGGATAAGTTGAAGGGAAATTTAATCTGTGAGGAGTTAACAAAGGCAGAAAGTGTGATTTTTAAGTCAATGCAAACAACGCATTTCCAAGATGATAAATTTCTCGCCAAAATACAAGCTTTTCGAGATAAAAGTGATATTCTGAGAGTAAAGACCAAACTTGTACATAGTGATGAGAATGAGAATTTCAGATGTCCAATCCTTTTACCTGCTAACAGTGTTGTGTTAGAATTAATCCGTGAAGAGCATATAAAAGCGATGCATGCAGGTCGTTCCATCTTACTCTCAAGACTCAGAGAGCGATACTGGATTCTTAAAGCTAAAAAGTtagtaaataaagttatttccaAGTGTGTGACTTGTAAGCGTCATCAAGCTAAACCAGTAGAAGTTCCTTTTGCGCCCCTTCCAAGAGAAAGAGTTACTCAGACAAAAGTTTTCCAAGTGTCTGGTGTGGACTATGCCGGTCCTCTGTATCTAAAATCGAATGAAAAAGCTTGGATCGTTTTGTTTACCTGTGCTGTGTACCGAGCAGTTCACTTTGAATTAGTACGGTCTCTCACTACAGATGCTTTCATTCAAGCATTCAGACGATTTATCGCAAGAAGAGGTAGAATATCGGTCATTTACTCGGATAATGGAAAGAACTTTGTAGGagcaaacaattatttaaagaatttagatTGGGACAAGATTGCTGTGTACTCAACCGCtcagaaaataatttggaaatttattcCACCCACAGCAGCATGGTGGGGTGGATGGGGGGAGCGGATAGTTGGAATGCTTAAGACTCTTCTGCGTAGTGTGTTAGGTAAATCTGTCGTGGATTATGAAGAACTAACTACAATTTTATGTGACTGTGAATCGGTTATAAATAGCAGACCATTGACCTACATTCACGATAATCCATCTGAATTAGTACCTTTAACTCCGGCAACATTTATATACGGGGAGGGTAGCAACAGCAACGAAACTCCCGATCTAGATCTTGTGAATCGAATCTCTATGTTGAAACgcgtaaaatttttgcaaaaattacgtGAAGATCTCAAACAAAGATTTAGAAATGAATATCTTGCTCAGCTAGTGCACAAGGGAATAAGAAGGAATGATGTAATAAACATCGGTGATATTGTTTTAATAGGACAAGATAATGCTCGACGCATAGATTGGCCTCTTGGAATTGTCTTGGAGCTTTATCCTGGAAAGGACAGTATTCCTAGAGTAGCCAGATTAAGAACCTCTCAAGGAGAAAGGATCCGACCTTTCCAAAGACTTTATCCTTTAGAGCTATCAGCAAAGAACGATATGGATTTTCTGGAAAAgtcttcaaagaaaattaactgGGAAGTTGATAATATTCCCAAGTCCGTTGATGTGCCTGATAATTTGGAAGTGAATTCTCTTATCAAAGGCAGATTGGGAAGAATCATAAAAATTCCACAACGTTTAGATTTatga